From one Bacillus sp. FJAT-42376 genomic stretch:
- the cspD gene encoding cold-shock protein CspD — protein sequence MQNGKVKWFNNEKGFGFIEVEGGDDVFVHFTAIQGDGFKSLEEGQEVSFEIVEGNRGPQAANVTKL from the coding sequence ATGCAAAACGGTAAAGTTAAATGGTTCAACAACGAAAAAGGTTTCGGTTTTATTGAAGTGGAAGGCGGAGACGATGTATTCGTACACTTCACTGCCATTCAGGGAGACGGTTTTAAATCTCTGGAAGAAGGCCAGGAAGTATCTTTTGAAATTGTTGAAGGAAATCGCGGACCTCAAGCTGCAAACGTTACAAAACTGTAA
- a CDS encoding diglucosyl diacylglycerol synthase — translation MRSKQKVLILTAKYGNGHVQVANTLVNHCRNMGIENVIVCDLYNESHPVFSEITQYLYLKSFSIGKQFYRLFYYGVDKMYNKRMMNLYYKMGHKRLHEIILKEDPDIIINTFPMIVVPEYRRRTGTVIPTFNVITDFCLHKIWVHENIDKYYVANEHVKEKIVSLGIRPSAVKVTGIPIRSQFEEELDHDQLMEKYELDPNKKTLLIMAGAHGVLKNVRELCQSFLQYDHLQTIVVCGKNQVLKDSLTPLANAYPKQIKALGYVERVDELFRISSCMITKPGGITLSEASAIGLPVILYKPVPGQEKENSIFFENKGAAVVVNKYEEIQESVDYLMKNEHLLANMKTNIKKLHHANSADVILDDIMDEAIHIMKENEKKMKGSVNY, via the coding sequence TTGAGATCCAAACAAAAGGTTTTGATTCTGACGGCCAAGTATGGAAACGGGCATGTTCAGGTAGCAAACACATTGGTGAATCATTGCAGAAACATGGGAATAGAAAATGTGATTGTTTGTGATCTATATAATGAATCACATCCTGTTTTTTCAGAAATCACCCAGTATCTGTATTTAAAAAGCTTCTCAATCGGAAAACAATTCTACCGCTTGTTCTACTACGGAGTAGACAAAATGTACAATAAACGAATGATGAATCTTTATTATAAAATGGGGCACAAAAGGCTTCATGAAATTATCTTAAAAGAGGATCCTGATATTATTATTAATACGTTTCCGATGATTGTCGTACCGGAGTACCGCAGAAGGACGGGAACGGTTATCCCTACATTTAACGTCATTACAGACTTCTGCCTTCATAAGATATGGGTGCATGAAAACATTGACAAGTATTATGTAGCGAACGAGCATGTGAAAGAAAAGATTGTCAGTCTCGGAATCCGGCCATCTGCCGTGAAAGTCACGGGGATTCCAATCCGTTCTCAATTCGAAGAAGAATTGGACCATGACCAGCTGATGGAGAAATACGAACTCGATCCCAATAAAAAGACTTTATTAATCATGGCTGGTGCCCATGGAGTTCTGAAAAATGTCAGAGAGCTTTGCCAGTCTTTTCTCCAGTATGATCATCTGCAGACGATTGTCGTCTGCGGGAAAAATCAGGTGCTGAAGGACAGCCTCACTCCCCTTGCCAATGCGTATCCGAAGCAAATTAAAGCACTTGGCTATGTAGAGCGTGTCGATGAGCTTTTCCGGATCAGCTCCTGCATGATCACGAAACCAGGAGGCATAACATTAAGTGAAGCATCGGCCATCGGGCTTCCGGTCATTTTATATAAGCCCGTACCAGGCCAGGAGAAAGAGAATTCCATTTTCTTTGAAAATAAAGGAGCTGCCGTTGTCGTCAATAAATACGAAGAGATTCAGGAAAGTGTAGACTACCTGATGAAAAATGAGCACCTTCTCGCCAATATGAAAACGAATATTAAAAAGCTTCACCACGCAAACTCTGCAGACGTCATTTTGGATGACATTATGGATGAAGCGATCCATATCATGAAAGAAAACGAGAAAAAGATGAAGGGTTCCGTGAATTATTAA
- a CDS encoding AIM24 family protein, with translation MEERYSIQEFVGATKQSDRKQGFFELETPRMLEVNLDGLVWSKAGAMVAYNGQIKFEREGVLEHGVGKFLKKAFTGEGSSLMKASGSGQLYLADQGKKITILSLNDESITVNGNDLLAFEPTIEWDIKLMRKVAGMLSGGLFNIHLSGKGLIAITSHYEPLTLFAEKGRPVYTDPNATVAWSGSLSPEFVTDVSLKTFLGRGSGESIQMKFDGDGFVVVQPFEEIYLSQQS, from the coding sequence ATGGAAGAGCGTTATTCAATACAGGAATTCGTGGGGGCAACCAAGCAATCCGACCGTAAGCAAGGGTTTTTTGAGCTGGAAACTCCGAGAATGCTTGAAGTGAACTTAGATGGGCTCGTATGGTCCAAAGCAGGCGCCATGGTTGCATACAATGGACAGATCAAGTTTGAAAGGGAAGGGGTTTTAGAACACGGTGTCGGGAAATTCTTAAAAAAAGCCTTTACCGGGGAAGGTTCCTCTCTCATGAAGGCGAGCGGCAGCGGGCAATTGTATTTGGCGGACCAAGGCAAAAAGATTACAATCCTTTCTCTGAACGATGAATCCATCACAGTGAATGGAAATGATTTACTGGCGTTTGAACCGACGATTGAATGGGATATAAAATTAATGCGAAAAGTGGCAGGCATGCTTTCAGGGGGCCTGTTTAATATTCATTTATCAGGGAAAGGCCTGATTGCCATAACTTCTCATTATGAGCCATTGACGCTTTTTGCAGAAAAGGGGCGCCCGGTTTATACGGATCCCAATGCAACCGTCGCCTGGTCTGGCAGCCTGAGTCCTGAGTTTGTAACAGATGTTTCACTGAAAACATTTTTAGGAAGAGGGAGCGGGGAATCCATTCAAATGAAGTTTGATGGAGATGGATTTGTCGTTGTCCAGCCTTTTGAGGAAATTTACTTAAGTCAGCAAAGCTGA
- a CDS encoding class I SAM-dependent methyltransferase has translation MERNNVFNWGKEAETQWNKNSSSWHSRSRDMWENGSRKQIIPFFSRHVPSACRVLDIGCGDGYGSFKLAQLGHKVTGIDFSAEMIATANKEFEISGLDFLQDDVMNLSAGENEADALLVINCLEWVAEPLQAIRELVRVLKPGGAACVAVLGPTAGPRSNSYPRLKSEPAICNTMMPWEFARLAEENQLKPIDQLSVYKEGVKQEMTANLNAELKQALSFLTLFLCRNEKETV, from the coding sequence ATGGAAAGAAATAATGTTTTTAACTGGGGTAAAGAAGCAGAGACCCAATGGAATAAAAATTCAAGCAGCTGGCACAGCAGGAGCAGGGATATGTGGGAAAATGGGAGCAGAAAACAAATTATCCCCTTCTTTTCCCGCCACGTCCCGTCAGCATGCCGCGTTCTTGATATTGGATGCGGGGACGGATACGGTTCCTTTAAACTGGCTCAGCTTGGACATAAAGTAACCGGTATTGATTTCTCTGCTGAAATGATTGCGACCGCTAACAAAGAATTTGAAATTTCCGGATTAGACTTTCTTCAAGACGATGTTATGAACCTTTCGGCTGGAGAGAATGAGGCGGACGCACTCCTTGTCATCAACTGCCTTGAATGGGTGGCTGAACCTCTGCAGGCGATCCGTGAGCTGGTGCGGGTGCTGAAACCTGGGGGAGCCGCTTGCGTTGCGGTACTCGGACCGACTGCCGGACCGAGAAGCAATAGCTACCCGCGTCTGAAAAGTGAGCCGGCTATCTGCAATACGATGATGCCGTGGGAGTTTGCAAGGCTTGCGGAGGAAAATCAATTGAAACCGATTGATCAGCTATCCGTATATAAGGAGGGGGTTAAACAGGAGATGACTGCAAATTTAAATGCGGAATTAAAGCAAGCTCTTTCTTTTTTAACTCTTTTCCTATGCAGAAACGAAAAGGAGACGGTGTAA
- the metA gene encoding homoserine O-succinyltransferase has protein sequence MPINIPSNLPAKAILEEENIFIMDEHRAAAQDIRPLDILILNLMPQKEKTETQLLRLLGNTPLQVNITFLHMKSHTSKNVEPRHLEEFYTTFDHIRHRSFDGLIITGAPVEQMPFEEVSYWEELQQILHWSSSQVTSTLHICWGAQAGLYFHYGVEKVPLETKCFGIFAHTVKAPSEKLVRGFDEEFYVPHSRHTDISKEQALSNKDLIILSESDEAGVCLLKSRDGKRIFLTGHPEYDAYTLDEEYKRDLHRGIPISLPLHYYKNDQPENGPLFRWKSHASLLFSNWLNYYVYQETPFDWKHTNGN, from the coding sequence ATGCCTATTAATATCCCCTCAAATCTTCCTGCTAAGGCTATTCTTGAAGAAGAAAATATTTTTATTATGGACGAACACAGGGCGGCGGCTCAGGATATCCGCCCTCTCGATATATTGATCCTGAATCTGATGCCCCAAAAAGAAAAAACAGAAACGCAGCTTCTCCGGCTGCTCGGCAACACCCCGCTGCAGGTCAATATCACCTTTCTTCATATGAAGTCCCATACATCGAAAAATGTGGAACCGCGTCACCTTGAAGAATTCTATACGACATTTGACCACATCCGGCACAGGAGTTTTGACGGGCTGATCATTACCGGAGCGCCTGTGGAGCAGATGCCGTTTGAAGAGGTATCCTACTGGGAAGAGCTGCAGCAGATTCTGCACTGGAGCTCGAGTCAGGTGACCTCCACCCTGCATATATGCTGGGGTGCACAAGCCGGTCTCTACTTTCATTACGGTGTGGAAAAAGTGCCGCTTGAAACGAAATGCTTCGGAATCTTTGCCCATACCGTCAAAGCCCCTTCTGAAAAACTTGTCCGGGGCTTTGATGAAGAATTCTATGTTCCGCATTCCAGGCATACAGATATATCAAAAGAACAAGCTCTATCAAATAAAGATCTGATTATTCTTTCTGAGTCCGACGAGGCCGGCGTATGCCTCTTAAAGTCAAGAGACGGGAAAAGGATCTTTCTGACCGGCCATCCGGAATATGATGCCTATACGCTTGATGAGGAATACAAAAGAGATCTTCATCGCGGGATTCCTATCAGCCTTCCGCTGCATTATTATAAAAATGACCAGCCTGAAAACGGTCCTTTATTCCGCTGGAAATCTCATGCAAGCCTTCTTTTTTCAAATTGGCTCAACTATTATGTCTATCAGGAAACTCCATTCGACTGGAAACATACGAATGGTAATTAA
- a CDS encoding metal-dependent hydrolase: MDTSTHIAMGFGLAGLSSLDPAVAADPVLAHAILAGTLLGSNAPDFDYAVKLFKGEGAYLRHHRARSHSVPAWIIWSVLLTACIWPFFSGIDLSRLFGWTFAAVLIHVFVDLFNSYGTQAGRPFSKKWITFDAIYIFDPFIMLLHIIGFALWGGGLPSGQVFAAVYTVMILYMLQRLFASRKVKGKAEAQIASEFKKVKAIPTIRFGIWHVCAESETAFMTGEYRHGQFTWIHTFKKTSLSSPVIQAALSDPNVQHFHVNAEMAHAILWRKTDGYEVRWFDVRYRTKQHYPFMAIVHVDFDLRIAQSKTGWLHHIQTLEQPEALTESVSH, translated from the coding sequence ATGGATACAAGCACACACATCGCAATGGGGTTCGGTCTCGCCGGGCTTTCTTCTCTGGATCCTGCTGTCGCAGCAGATCCCGTTCTGGCACATGCTATTCTTGCAGGAACACTGCTCGGGTCAAATGCGCCTGATTTCGATTACGCTGTTAAACTTTTTAAAGGCGAGGGAGCGTACTTGAGGCATCATCGTGCCCGTTCCCATTCAGTGCCGGCATGGATCATATGGAGTGTCCTGCTTACAGCATGCATCTGGCCTTTTTTTTCGGGGATTGATCTTTCCCGGCTTTTCGGATGGACATTCGCTGCCGTTCTCATTCATGTTTTTGTGGATTTATTTAACTCCTACGGTACACAGGCGGGACGTCCCTTTTCAAAAAAATGGATTACCTTTGACGCGATTTATATTTTTGATCCTTTCATCATGCTTCTTCATATCATCGGTTTTGCTCTTTGGGGCGGCGGCCTGCCTTCCGGCCAAGTGTTCGCCGCCGTATATACCGTCATGATTCTCTATATGCTTCAAAGGCTTTTTGCTTCCAGAAAGGTCAAGGGGAAAGCTGAAGCCCAAATTGCCTCTGAATTTAAGAAAGTCAAAGCGATTCCGACCATTCGCTTTGGAATATGGCATGTATGTGCCGAATCGGAAACGGCTTTTATGACGGGTGAATACCGGCATGGACAGTTCACGTGGATTCATACGTTTAAAAAAACCAGCCTCTCCTCTCCCGTTATACAAGCCGCTCTGAGCGATCCGAATGTCCAGCACTTTCATGTGAATGCTGAAATGGCTCATGCCATCCTCTGGAGAAAAACGGATGGGTACGAGGTCAGATGGTTTGATGTAAGGTATAGAACGAAACAGCACTATCCTTTTATGGCCATTGTCCACGTAGACTTCGATTTGAGAATTGCACAGTCCAAAACAGGCTGGCTTCATCATATCCAAACACTTGAACAGCCAGAAGCCTTAACTGAATCCGTATCCCATTAA